A part of Tachysurus vachellii isolate PV-2020 chromosome 4, HZAU_Pvac_v1, whole genome shotgun sequence genomic DNA contains:
- the LOC132844083 gene encoding CMRF35-like molecule 6 yields MIRNLTVQDTGKYQCGVNITSGNDIKTSLELKVKEDLSYEKSISKTVHAGEDLTVSCKYPESLKSDPKFVCRRLQTAACSYNTSVKESTKYVKTGKKTCMMTEKNQIISVSIRDVTEQDSGEYWCGAEVPWRSDHGYKVYFTRIDLTVTELFTPRDPRVPGSSSIPIQPSSSSLSSSLTSSSTAPQSSESPSSSSSSSSSSSSADLTPASPPAGFPASTVITVTVIMLLHLIGTIILILTLQNRHKMQGSS; encoded by the exons ATGATCAGAAACCTCACTGTACAGGACACTGGGAAATACCAGTGTGGAGTTAATATAACTTCAGGGAATGATATTAAGACATCCCTGGAACTGAAGGTAAAGGAAG ATCTGTCTTATGAGAAGTCCATCAGTAAGACTGTCCATGCAGGAGAAGATTTGACTGTCAGCTGTAAATACCCAGAATCCCTCAAGAGTGACCCCAAGTTTGTCTGCAGGAGGCTGCAAACTGCTGCTTGTTCTTATAATACATCTGTTAAAGAAAgtacaaaatatgtaaaaactgGGAAAAAAACCTGTATGATGACAGAGAAAAACCAAATCATCAGTGTGAGTATTAGAGATGTAACTGAGCAGGACTCTGGTGAGTACTGGTGTGGAGCCGAGGTACCTTGGAGATCTGATCATGGATACAAAGTTTATTTCACACGGATCGACCTGACAGTCACTG AACTTTTTACTCCACGTGATCCACGTGTCCCAGGTTCAAGTTCAATACCCATacaaccttcatcatcatcattatcatcatcactaaCGTCATCATCGACAGCACCACAATCATCAgaatcaccatcatcatcatcatcatcatcatcatcatcatcatcagctgacCTTACTCCAGCTTCTCCTCCAGCAG GATTTCCAGCTTCCACTGTGATCACAGTGACTGTAATTATGCTGCTGCATCTGATTGGAACCATAATCCTCATTCTGACTCtacaaaacagacacaagatGCAAG GTTCCTCTTGA
- the LOC132844246 gene encoding phosphopantothenoylcysteine decarboxylase-like: MSRTMQPTCDSHVSSMLNLSSTGSTFRVVVGVTGSVAAMKLPLLVSQLLEIPGIDVRVVTTDHATHFYNVAEVPVHVYTDKDEWEIFKTRSDPVLHIELRRWANLLVIAPLDANTLGKIASGICDNLLTCIVRAWDTSRPLLFCPAMNTAMWQHPITAQQVATLQGFGYVEIPCIYKKLVCGDEGKGAMAEVSTIVDAIRKYLPRPAEKITAHVDKH, from the exons ATGTCTCGTACAATGCAGCCGACTTGTGATTCTCACGTTAGCTCGATGCTAAACTTGAGCTCTACTGGTTCCACTTTCCGTGTTGTTGTGGGTGTAACTGGTAGTGTTGCAGCAATGAAGTTACCTTTGTTGGTGTCACAACTTCTCGAAATACCCGGG ATTGATGTACGGGTGGTCACCACAGACCATGCTACCCATTTTTACAATGTTGCTGAGGTTCCTGTCCATGTCTACACAGACAAAGATGAGTGGGAG ATATTTAAAACACGCTCAGACCCTGTGCTACACATAGAACTGAGACGGTGGGCCAACCTGCTGGTCATTGCTCCACTGGATGCAAACACACTCGGCAAGATAGCCAGTGGTATTTGCGACAACCTTCTG ACATGCATCGTAAGAGCGTGGGACACGAGTCGCCCTCTACTCTTTTGTCCTGCCATGAACACGGCTATGTGGCAGCATCCGATCACTGCCCAGCAAGTGGCCACACTTCAGGGCTTTGGCTACGTGGAGATCCCCTGCATTTATAAGAAGCTGGTTTGTGGAGATGAAG gCAAAGGTGCAATGGCAGAGGTGTCAACTATTGTGGATGCCATCCGAAAGTATCTTCCAAGACCAGCTGAGAAAATCACAGCACATGTtgataaacactga
- the LOC132844084 gene encoding uncharacterized protein LOC132844084 produces the protein MDGGSVTDENISSGEGVLTTSEYDTEYTQTPKYFYKGSWADGGSVTDENISSGEGVLTTSEYDTEYTQTPKYFYKGSWADGGSVTDENISSGEGVLTTSEYDTEYTQTPKYFYKGSWADGGSVTDENISSGEGVLTTSEYDTEYTQTPKYFYKCSWADGGSVTDENISSGEGVLTTSEYDTEYTQTPKYFYKGSWADGGSVTDENISSGEGVLTTSEYDTEYTQTPKYFYKCSWADGGSVTDENISSGEGVLTTSEYDTEYTQTPKYFYKGSWADGGSVTDENISSGEGVLTTSEYDTEYTQTPKYFYKGSWADGGSVTDENISSGEGVLTTSEYDTEYTQTPKYFYKGSWADGGSVTDENISSGEGVRTTSEYDTEYTQTPKYFYKCSWADGGSVTDENISSGEGVLTTSSDPAQILLSSPSSSSSSSSSSSSQPSSPSSSSSSSESPPPPPSSSQSPGSPPLPSSSSQSPPLSTSSSSSSSSSSSSLPSSPPPSSSSSSSSSSSSQSPPSPSPPPSTSSSSPLPPSSSSSSSPPQSPPSSPPASSALSSPPPSSSSSSSSSPPQSPPSSPPASSALSSQSPPSSSPPPPSSSSSSSPPQSSQSPSTSSSSQLPPPPTSTSSSSPSSSSSSSSSPSSPPASSALSSSPPPLTSSSQSPPPLSSSSPQSPPPLSSSSAAASSLSTISSCINNITSDFTPASPPAGFPASTVITVSVILLLLLIGIIILILTLQKRCIIKASLGMCCVPGSGNIQEVPVVFEYEEIKDTRRLSETSTVYSNAQLPTTPSVYDNTVLHTISSCETIYYTVQLPTIPSDQDTFSTVQLPTHLSNEAEGLTYATISFHSNATSTNDAVPQFKEDVSNEYSSVHHINSSV, from the exons ATGG atgGAGGATCAGTAACAGATGAAAATATATCTTCAGGAGAAGGAGTCCTTACCACCAGTGAGTATGATACAGAATATACTCAAACcccaaaatatttctataagGGTTCATGGGCAG atgGAGGATCAGTAACAGATGAAAATATATCTTCAGGAGAAGGAGTCCTTACCACCAGTGAGTATGATACAGAATATACTCAAACcccaaaatatttctataagGGTTCATGGGCAG atgGAGGATCAGTAACAGATGAAAATATATCTTCAGGAGAAGGAGTCCTTACCACCAGTGAGTATGATACAGAATATACTCAAACcccaaaatatttctataagGGTTCATGGGCAG atgGAGGATCAGTAACAGATGAAAATATATCTTCAGGAGAAGGAGTCCTTACCACCAGTGAGTATGATACAGAATATACTCAAACcccaaaatatttctataagTGTTCATGGGCAG atgGAGGATCAGTAACAGATGAAAATATATCTTCAGGAGAAGGAGTCCTTACCACCAGTGAGTATGATACAGAATATACTCAAACcccaaaatatttctataagGGTTCATGGGCAG atgGAGGATCAGTAACAGATGAAAATATATCTTCAGGAGAAGGAGTCCTTACCACCAGTGAGTATGATACAGAATATACTCAAACcccaaaatatttctataagTGTTCATGGGCAG atgGAGGATCAGTAACAGATGAAAATATATCTTCAGGAGAAGGAGTCCTTACCACCAGTGAGTATGATACAGAATATACTCAAACcccaaaatatttctataagGGTTCATGGGCAG atgGAGGATCAGTAACAGATGAAAATATATCTTCAGGAGAAGGAGTCCTTACCACCAGTGAGTATGATACAGAATATACTCAAACcccaaaatatttctataagGGTTCATGGGCAG atgGAGGATCAGTAACAGATGAAAATATATCTTCAGGAGAAGGAGTCCTTACCACCAGTGAGTATGATACAGAATATACTCAAACcccaaaatatttctataagGGTTCATGGGCAG atgGAGGATCAGTAACAGATGAAAATATATCTTCAGGAGAAGGAGTCCGTACCACCAGTGAGTATGATACAGAATATACTCAAACcccaaaatatttctataagTGTTCATGGGCAG atGGAGGATCAGTAACAGATGAAAATATATCTTCAGGAGAAGGAGTCCTTACCACCA GCTCAGATCCAGCTCAGATTTTACTCAgctctccatcatcatcatcatcatcatcatcatcatcatcttcacaaccctcatcaccatcatcatcatcatcatcatcagaatcaccaccaccaccaccatcatcatcacaatcaccaggatcaccaccactaccatcatcatcatcacaatcaccaccactatcaacatcatcatcatcatcatcatcatcatcatcatcatcactaccctcatcaccaccaccctcatcatcatcatcatcatcatcatcatcatcatcacaatcaccaccatcaccatcaccaccaccatcaacatcatcatcatctccactgccaccctcatcatcatcatcatcatcaccaccacaatcaccaccatcatcaccaccagcaTCATCAGcattatcatcaccaccaccatcatcatcatcatcatcatcatcatcaccaccacaatcaccaccatcatcaccaccagcaTCATCAGCATTATCATCAcaatcaccaccatcatcatcaccaccaccaccatcatcatcatcatcatcatcacctccaCAATCATCACAATcaccatcaacatcatcatcatcacaattaccaccaccaccaacatcaacatcatcatcatcaccatcatcatcatcatcatcatcatcatcaccatcatcaccaccagcaTCATCagcattatcatcatcaccaccaccactaacatcatcatcacaatcaccaccaccactatcatcatcatcaccacaatcaccaccaccactatcatcatcatcagcagcagcatcttCATTGTCAACAATATCATCATGTATCAACAATATCACATCTGACTTTACTCCAGCTTCTCCTCCAGCAG GATTTCCAGCTTCCACTGTGATCACTGTGTCTGTAattctgctgctgcttctgatTGGAATTATAATCCTCATTCTGACTCTACAAAAGAGATGCATAATTAAAG CTTCTCTTGGCATGTGTTGTGTACCAGGCTCAGGAAACATCCAAGAG GTTCCTGTTGTTTTTGAATATGAGGAGATTAAAGACACCAGACGACTTTCTGAAACTTCTACTGTTTACTCCAATGCTCAACTACCCACAACTCCATCTGTTTATGACAACACGGTGCTACACACAATAAGTTCCTGTGAGACTATTTATTATACTGTTCAACTACCCACAATCCCCTCTGATCAGGACACCTTCTCTACAGTTCAGTTACCCACACATCTCTCGAATGAGGCTGAAGGTCTGACTTATGCAACAATTAGTTTTCACTCTAATGCCACCAGCACTAATGATGCAGTTCCACAGTTTAAGGAAGACGTCTCTAATGAATATAGTTCAGTCCATCACATTAATtcatctgtttag